One genomic region from Pseudoduganella lutea encodes:
- a CDS encoding PRTRC system protein E: MGMFTELYPLAVTTRLAMLVSADREHGVMTISLMPRPTQDAAAKLATDLTLTATPEDFDAEFIEALTGYRTKLLPLLEQAAAAGHAIEANHANRSKPPKAASQPAKPATPPKSSEQRIAPRTAAPDSGNNDAQDTNPNDDPDRDWMKNRQPELF, encoded by the coding sequence ATGGGAATGTTCACCGAGCTATACCCGCTGGCCGTCACGACACGGCTGGCCATGCTGGTCAGTGCCGACCGCGAACACGGCGTGATGACGATCTCGCTCATGCCGCGCCCGACGCAGGATGCCGCGGCCAAACTTGCCACCGACTTGACACTCACCGCAACGCCGGAAGACTTCGATGCCGAATTCATCGAAGCGCTCACGGGCTACCGCACCAAGCTCTTGCCACTGCTGGAGCAAGCTGCGGCGGCTGGCCACGCCATCGAGGCCAACCATGCCAATCGTTCAAAGCCGCCCAAGGCGGCAAGCCAGCCCGCAAAGCCGGCAACACCGCCCAAGTCTTCCGAGCAACGTATAGCGCCGCGCACCGCAGCTCCTGATAGCGGGAACAACGATGCCCAGGATACCAATCCCAACGACGACCCAGACCGGGACTGGATGAAGAACCGCCAGCCCGAACTGTTCTGA
- a CDS encoding DUF305 domain-containing protein, whose translation MTNTRTFGQSMAERTVRGSATALIAICLASSASAHDMHQHGREDKPIHQALPASFAASNDRPFAQLMDEAMAVMDRDMQAAPMNGQPEHDFVTMMLPHHQGAVDMAKAVLLNTKDPELRNLALGIITEQQNEINVMRAWLARHANWKELQ comes from the coding sequence ATGACGAATACCAGAACATTCGGTCAATCAATGGCCGAGAGGACTGTGCGCGGCAGCGCGACGGCCTTGATCGCCATCTGTCTCGCCAGCAGCGCAAGCGCGCACGACATGCACCAACACGGCCGTGAGGACAAGCCCATCCATCAAGCTCTGCCTGCATCTTTTGCGGCCAGCAATGACCGGCCGTTTGCCCAATTGATGGATGAGGCAATGGCGGTAATGGATCGGGACATGCAGGCTGCGCCGATGAACGGCCAGCCGGAGCACGACTTCGTGACCATGATGCTGCCCCATCATCAGGGAGCGGTCGATATGGCAAAAGCGGTGCTGCTCAATACGAAGGATCCGGAACTGCGCAACCTGGCGCTCGGCATCATCACCGAGCAGCAAAACGAAATCAACGTGATGCGAGCCTGGCTTGCGCGTCACGCCAACTGGAAGGAGCTCCAATGA
- a CDS encoding YVTN family beta-propeller repeat protein produces MKLTRTLILVGLLGANQLALALPTATDRVYTADQNSNTVSVFDPSSNQLLGQIVLGNPRPDVLSPLYRGEINVHGMGFSPDHKTLVVISNGSNSVTFIDTATNKVKGKTYVGRSPHEGFFTADGKEVWVVVRGEDYISVIDPATFRETRRIPTAVGPGMVQFMPDGKLAFAVSSFTSQVDVIDVKAHKVINSIPVVSPFSPFLQFTPDFTEVWMTHKDVGKVTRIDTRTQEVTGVIDTGFITNHLAFAKVDGKTLAYVTVGGENLVKVYSTGPAATLVATIPTGALPHGIWTSDDGTRLYVGLENGDGVDVIDSASNRVVGHMGGGQAPQALVFLSNVAQAGNADNLAKRVNRDSTPLALRAPKGQARGLVVARQLGVVDALEVSVFKLKPDTQYSVYLGTEQAGALRTDAKGMANGTMIGPLRNLALVEAAKTAPAARILVMEGSKGPDEATAVLMN; encoded by the coding sequence ATGAAGCTGACACGTACACTAATTCTGGTGGGGCTCCTCGGCGCGAACCAGCTGGCGCTGGCCCTCCCTACGGCGACGGACCGGGTCTATACCGCCGACCAGAACAGCAATACCGTATCGGTGTTCGATCCGTCGAGCAACCAGCTGCTCGGCCAGATCGTCCTCGGCAATCCGCGTCCCGATGTGCTGTCACCGCTGTACCGCGGCGAAATTAATGTACATGGCATGGGCTTTTCCCCGGACCACAAGACGCTGGTCGTCATTTCGAATGGTTCAAACTCGGTAACGTTCATAGATACCGCGACCAACAAGGTCAAGGGAAAGACTTATGTTGGACGCTCTCCGCACGAAGGGTTTTTCACGGCGGATGGCAAGGAAGTATGGGTCGTGGTCCGCGGTGAGGACTACATCTCCGTCATCGATCCCGCCACCTTCCGGGAGACTCGCCGTATCCCGACAGCAGTTGGACCCGGCATGGTGCAGTTCATGCCTGACGGGAAGCTGGCCTTTGCCGTGTCGAGTTTCACATCCCAGGTGGACGTCATCGACGTCAAGGCCCATAAGGTCATCAATTCCATTCCAGTCGTCAGCCCGTTTTCCCCCTTCCTGCAGTTCACACCCGACTTCACGGAGGTGTGGATGACGCACAAGGATGTCGGCAAGGTCACCCGTATCGATACGCGAACGCAGGAAGTGACAGGTGTCATCGACACGGGTTTCATCACCAACCACTTGGCGTTTGCTAAAGTGGACGGGAAGACGCTGGCGTATGTGACGGTCGGCGGAGAAAACCTCGTCAAGGTCTACTCGACGGGACCAGCCGCAACTCTGGTCGCGACCATTCCGACGGGCGCTCTGCCGCATGGCATCTGGACATCCGACGATGGCACACGGCTGTATGTAGGACTGGAGAATGGCGATGGCGTCGATGTGATTGACTCAGCGTCGAATCGCGTTGTGGGCCACATGGGCGGCGGACAGGCCCCGCAGGCCCTAGTCTTCTTGTCGAACGTCGCGCAGGCAGGCAACGCCGACAACCTGGCGAAACGCGTTAACCGGGATTCGACGCCGCTCGCATTGAGGGCGCCAAAAGGGCAGGCGCGCGGGCTGGTCGTGGCGCGCCAGCTCGGTGTGGTGGATGCGCTGGAAGTTTCCGTTTTCAAGCTCAAGCCCGATACCCAGTACAGCGTGTACCTCGGCACGGAACAAGCCGGTGCCTTGCGGACGGATGCGAAAGGCATGGCGAATGGCACGATGATAGGACCGTTGCGCAACCTTGCCCTGGTCGAGGCTGCAAAGACTGCCCCAGCCGCACGCATCCTCGTCATGGAGGGCAGCAAGGGACCGGATGAAGCCACCGCCGTTCTCATGAACTGA
- a CDS encoding M48 family metalloprotease gives MRTSRPAANGLRINHVRVLFTGSGTNITYLTMLSPFIPAASTQAYLAQIPQEIQQRAGDYTQGNHWLILFSALVGILINVLVIRSRLLERVHTHWERKRTRPWSGALVVGATYYIVAWSLDLPWAVYAKWWREVRYGLNTQTAGAWLAESVIGAVFTGILLAVMLMLLYALIRRAPRTWWLWSSALTSTMIVFAIVIAPVTIEPMFNEYKPLASGRNHDLITALASEAGIAPDRIVSYDGSKQSANYTARVTGLFGTSRIAVSDALLTQASQAELRAVVGHEIGHHVLHHALLLALAYSALLTLAFLVTHLLYAPLVRLLRADGLAGPADPAGVPILSIIVTATFLVLTPVTNGLVRFVENQADVYSLGHAREPDGMAIALLRTADYRAADPGAVEEWLFYDHPSIARRIERAMEWKHQHRNGR, from the coding sequence ATGAGGACGTCGCGCCCTGCCGCGAACGGGCTGCGTATCAACCACGTCAGGGTACTTTTTACCGGCTCTGGCACTAACATCACTTACCTCACCATGCTAAGCCCATTCATTCCCGCAGCATCGACACAGGCCTACCTGGCCCAGATTCCACAGGAGATCCAGCAGCGTGCCGGCGACTACACGCAAGGAAATCATTGGCTGATCCTGTTCAGCGCGCTGGTCGGTATCCTCATCAATGTGCTGGTCATTCGTTCACGCCTGCTCGAACGGGTGCATACGCATTGGGAGCGGAAAAGGACGCGTCCCTGGTCAGGCGCCCTCGTGGTTGGGGCAACGTATTACATCGTTGCCTGGTCCTTGGACTTGCCGTGGGCGGTGTATGCGAAGTGGTGGCGGGAGGTGCGCTACGGTTTAAATACGCAAACTGCGGGCGCATGGCTGGCGGAAAGTGTCATCGGTGCAGTCTTTACGGGCATCCTGCTGGCAGTCATGCTGATGCTGCTCTACGCCTTGATACGCCGCGCTCCGCGGACGTGGTGGCTCTGGTCGAGTGCACTGACGTCGACAATGATCGTCTTTGCGATCGTCATCGCACCGGTGACCATCGAGCCGATGTTCAATGAGTACAAGCCGCTGGCATCCGGGAGAAATCACGACCTCATCACGGCACTGGCAAGCGAAGCCGGCATCGCGCCGGACCGTATCGTCTCGTACGACGGCAGCAAGCAGTCCGCGAATTACACAGCGCGTGTGACAGGGCTGTTCGGGACTTCGCGCATCGCGGTCTCGGACGCGCTGTTGACGCAAGCCAGTCAGGCGGAATTGCGCGCTGTCGTCGGTCACGAAATAGGTCACCACGTCCTGCACCATGCGCTGCTGCTAGCCTTGGCATATTCGGCTCTGCTGACCTTGGCCTTCCTGGTCACCCACCTGCTTTACGCCCCGCTCGTACGACTGCTTCGAGCCGACGGCTTGGCGGGACCAGCCGATCCTGCGGGCGTGCCGATATTGTCGATCATCGTGACCGCCACCTTCCTGGTCCTGACGCCGGTGACGAATGGCCTCGTACGTTTTGTCGAGAACCAGGCGGATGTGTATTCGCTTGGCCACGCCCGCGAGCCCGATGGCATGGCAATCGCCCTGTTGCGCACCGCCGACTATCGGGCGGCCGACCCCGGGGCGGTGGAAGAGTGGCTATTTTACGATCACCCGTCGATCGCGCGCAGGATCGAACGGGCAATGGAGTGGAAGCACCAACATCGGAACGGTCGATGA
- a CDS encoding sensor histidine kinase, with product MAQQGMAEPQRTGTKIPNRNMITLAKQALRLIISTTMMMMMMMILSLSQVIAADFPKRADQLLHTTFVHTKWLVRDGAPPGANDIAQTPDGWIWFSSPVGLFRFDGMAFTRFKPPLGQTMASSTTRIGVLNDGTLWAAAKFGGLYLIKDESFRVFKQGENNFPQGAMGDVLRDNSGTLWVASWQGLFSLPQGSATWRKMNAETGLPETPVNDLLLDKNGTMWALAPKAIYARPKQESRFRKVSDKNGWGRLAESPDHSIWSTDMSGKGVKKLWPELKGPKDRFLEQPQFNAFNFLIDRSGSFWLPKNGELIKIEFAQQEPQVKTYASEQGLSGATVNAVFEDHEGSIWVATDHGINQTRPSRMALLSQPAVFGEAQALLGGSDGELWIDNNYFRHIDNAPEPFAPRPQQKDLITALYRDPHGIVWCASLDGLWKLDGLKRKKVNLPPEINQLSSFVIYALAMDEDSGLWLSLGLETWRMKDGIWKKYGGLPALKNAPVTAMTPGLAKSLWLGSLGSTIYVLRNGQVHKLDAFQNADIGTVMQIVPRKDGALVSGENGLVVYDGRRIFRIRGEHDELFPGITGLVVMPNGDLWANSGVGLFHISATEIVKLQGNPNHAVRYRKFDENDGLIGTAPPHGPLPSMIRTGTGELIISTLSGTYRFNPAQPGTNMAPAPVKITGIAAAGNSHSPTGGLILDSAADSVRIDYTALSFTSPQRVNFRYKLDGIDQQWQEAGTLRTAIYTNLAPGKYTFKVVAANEDGLWDQKGAEVSFEIPPTVTQTGWFKLLCLLILLMLAWSLHRLRLHVALRRLAVSFEVRAAERERIARDLHDTLLQSVQGLILVFTGIVKRLPDSEPLKARMENALEMATGVMNEGRHKVTVLRSAVTAHNELTASLEHFGYHLAEQHKIAFTMQVRGEARPLRAHVHDELLMIGREAMRNAFAHAHPTNVTVDLAYDDKGVTLCVTDNGCGIDTDLQMGRPGHWGVEGMRERAAQLGASIGLCTGKGQGTTWKIQIAAQLAYSKTGTSSLL from the coding sequence ATGGCACAACAAGGAATGGCTGAGCCTCAACGAACAGGCACCAAGATACCAAATCGGAACATGATAACTTTGGCAAAACAGGCTTTGCGCCTCATCATTTCTACGACGATGATGATGATGATGATGATGATCTTGAGCTTGTCTCAGGTAATCGCAGCGGATTTCCCCAAGAGAGCAGATCAGCTACTGCATACGACTTTCGTTCATACAAAGTGGCTGGTGAGAGATGGTGCCCCACCGGGCGCCAACGACATCGCTCAAACACCCGATGGCTGGATATGGTTCTCAAGTCCTGTCGGCTTATTCCGATTCGATGGAATGGCTTTCACCCGCTTCAAACCGCCACTTGGTCAGACCATGGCAAGCAGTACTACACGCATTGGCGTTCTCAATGACGGGACACTGTGGGCGGCAGCAAAATTTGGCGGGCTTTATCTGATCAAAGACGAGAGCTTCCGCGTGTTCAAACAAGGCGAAAACAATTTTCCACAAGGTGCCATGGGGGACGTTTTGCGTGACAATTCCGGGACCCTTTGGGTCGCGTCGTGGCAAGGACTGTTTTCGCTACCCCAAGGTAGCGCAACCTGGCGCAAAATGAATGCAGAGACTGGCTTGCCCGAGACGCCAGTTAACGACCTTTTATTGGACAAGAACGGGACGATGTGGGCGCTCGCCCCGAAAGCAATTTACGCACGTCCGAAGCAAGAAAGCAGGTTCAGGAAGGTCTCGGATAAAAATGGCTGGGGACGGTTGGCTGAGTCGCCGGACCATAGTATCTGGTCTACAGACATGAGCGGTAAGGGTGTCAAGAAACTCTGGCCCGAACTAAAAGGCCCGAAAGACAGGTTCCTTGAGCAGCCGCAATTCAATGCATTCAACTTTCTCATCGACAGAAGTGGCAGTTTTTGGCTTCCGAAAAACGGTGAGCTCATCAAAATCGAGTTTGCTCAGCAGGAACCGCAGGTAAAAACTTACGCCAGCGAGCAAGGTCTGAGCGGAGCAACCGTCAATGCCGTGTTCGAAGACCATGAGGGCAGCATATGGGTAGCGACGGATCATGGCATCAACCAGACGCGCCCAAGCCGCATGGCTTTGCTATCGCAACCCGCCGTGTTTGGCGAAGCACAGGCGCTTCTGGGTGGTTCGGATGGAGAACTCTGGATCGATAACAATTATTTTCGTCACATCGACAATGCTCCAGAACCTTTTGCGCCAAGACCGCAACAAAAAGACTTGATCACTGCGTTATACCGTGACCCGCATGGCATCGTTTGGTGTGCCAGCTTGGACGGGCTCTGGAAACTGGATGGGCTCAAGCGTAAAAAGGTGAATTTGCCGCCTGAAATCAATCAACTGTCAAGCTTCGTTATTTATGCGCTAGCGATGGACGAAGACAGTGGATTGTGGCTTTCTCTCGGCCTTGAGACGTGGCGAATGAAGGATGGAATTTGGAAGAAATATGGCGGCCTTCCCGCGTTGAAGAATGCCCCCGTGACCGCCATGACGCCAGGCTTAGCCAAGAGCCTTTGGCTTGGTTCACTCGGCAGCACAATTTATGTCCTGCGAAATGGGCAGGTGCACAAGCTTGACGCCTTCCAAAATGCAGATATTGGCACGGTGATGCAGATCGTGCCGCGAAAAGACGGCGCGCTGGTAAGTGGGGAAAACGGATTGGTTGTGTACGATGGGCGCCGCATTTTCCGCATTCGCGGCGAACATGACGAGCTTTTCCCAGGTATTACCGGCTTGGTCGTCATGCCGAATGGCGATCTCTGGGCAAATAGCGGCGTAGGCCTTTTTCACATCAGTGCAACGGAGATCGTGAAGTTGCAAGGCAATCCAAATCATGCTGTGCGCTACCGAAAGTTCGATGAAAATGATGGTTTGATTGGTACCGCCCCCCCGCACGGCCCGCTGCCTTCCATGATCCGGACAGGCACTGGCGAACTGATCATTTCGACGCTGAGCGGTACTTACCGGTTTAACCCTGCTCAACCAGGGACTAATATGGCGCCGGCTCCAGTCAAAATTACCGGCATTGCAGCTGCGGGTAACAGTCATTCGCCAACAGGCGGGCTTATTCTAGACTCGGCCGCTGATTCTGTCCGTATCGATTACACGGCACTCAGCTTTACCTCACCTCAACGGGTAAATTTTCGATACAAGCTTGATGGAATCGATCAGCAGTGGCAGGAAGCAGGCACGCTGAGGACTGCCATCTATACGAACCTCGCCCCTGGCAAGTACACGTTCAAAGTCGTTGCGGCAAACGAGGACGGCTTGTGGGATCAAAAGGGTGCGGAAGTAAGCTTTGAAATTCCGCCGACAGTTACACAGACAGGATGGTTCAAGTTGCTTTGCTTGTTGATCCTGCTTATGCTGGCTTGGTCGCTGCATCGTCTACGACTGCATGTCGCACTACGAAGGCTGGCCGTAAGTTTCGAGGTACGTGCGGCCGAGCGAGAGAGGATTGCGCGTGATTTGCACGACACATTACTGCAGTCCGTACAAGGACTTATCCTTGTGTTTACCGGCATCGTTAAACGCCTTCCAGACAGCGAGCCGCTCAAAGCCCGGATGGAGAATGCACTCGAGATGGCGACCGGGGTCATGAACGAAGGCCGTCATAAGGTGACGGTTTTGAGATCTGCCGTAACCGCGCACAATGAACTGACGGCCAGCCTGGAACATTTTGGCTACCACCTAGCTGAGCAACACAAGATAGCATTCACGATGCAAGTGCGTGGAGAAGCTCGGCCATTACGTGCCCACGTCCATGACGAACTCTTGATGATCGGCCGCGAAGCGATGCGCAACGCGTTCGCTCATGCACACCCTACCAACGTGACGGTGGACCTGGCCTATGACGACAAGGGGGTCACCCTTTGTGTGACGGACAATGGTTGCGGCATCGACACCGACTTGCAGATGGGGCGGCCAGGTCATTGGGGAGTTGAAGGGATGCGTGAAAGGGCGGCACAACTCGGCGCGTCAATCGGGCTATGCACAGGCAAGGGGCAAGGAACGACCTGGAAAATCCAGATCGCTGCGCAACTGGCATATTCCAAAACCGGAACCAGCAGCTTGCTTTGA
- a CDS encoding response regulator transcription factor has protein sequence MPSKPISVLLVDDHPLFRQGLTSILDSEEGIALVGEATTGREALARCHELKPDVVIMDIRMPEMNGIEASALIRRDCPSTRVIVLTTFEGDVHAMRAIKAGAAGYMLKSKVGDDLANAIRTVHGGGRCIAPSVAVAMADHMHADSLSQREIQVLELAAFGKTNKLIGVQLGISEATVKVHMKSILSKLDANDRTHAVMLAVERGIIDLLQRGS, from the coding sequence ATGCCCAGCAAACCAATTTCCGTACTTCTCGTCGACGACCACCCGCTCTTCAGGCAAGGTCTGACATCCATTCTCGACAGCGAAGAGGGCATTGCCTTAGTCGGCGAAGCTACGACCGGGCGCGAGGCGCTTGCCCGTTGTCATGAGCTCAAACCCGACGTCGTCATCATGGACATCCGGATGCCGGAAATGAACGGTATCGAGGCGAGCGCCCTGATTCGGAGGGACTGCCCTTCCACCCGTGTAATCGTGCTCACGACGTTCGAAGGCGATGTGCACGCAATGCGCGCCATCAAGGCAGGTGCTGCTGGTTATATGTTGAAGAGCAAGGTAGGCGATGACCTTGCCAATGCCATCAGGACAGTGCATGGTGGAGGAAGGTGTATCGCGCCCTCGGTCGCCGTCGCGATGGCTGATCACATGCACGCTGATTCACTGTCTCAGCGTGAAATCCAAGTCCTCGAGCTGGCAGCCTTCGGCAAAACGAACAAGCTGATCGGTGTGCAGCTAGGCATATCCGAAGCTACGGTCAAGGTGCACATGAAAAGCATCTTGTCCAAGTTGGATGCCAATGACCGGACACACGCTGTGATGCTTGCCGTGGAGCGCGGGATCATCGACCTGCTCCAGCGCGGCAGTTAA
- a CDS encoding LysR family transcriptional regulator, which produces MTAQIGLESLTGLIAFARTASLGSYTAAARSLGVSPSAVSKSVQRLEEHLKVRLFTRTTRSLALTPEGRDLQERTTRLLQEVEQIEQAAATARAEPAGLLRVTAPLPVGTHILAPALPRFRERYPKVTIDLRMGDRYTDLIEEGIDVALRVGAPGDSRLVSRPLTPHRLCAFAAPSYLARRGIPRNIEDLLAHECVNFRYQSTGQSLRWPFQVGERIVEMTPESGIIIDATDGVLAALVAGGGIGIAPTYAAAHHVERRLLVPILPELAVERFVVTAMWPESRRGSPNVKAFIEFLREIFPSPAPWDLIVSQAQSEAAISGAALQR; this is translated from the coding sequence ATGACGGCACAAATCGGATTGGAAAGCTTGACTGGGTTGATCGCGTTCGCGCGGACGGCATCGCTTGGTAGCTACACTGCGGCGGCGCGTTCGCTCGGTGTATCGCCCTCGGCCGTGAGCAAAAGCGTGCAGCGACTCGAAGAGCACCTGAAGGTGCGCCTTTTTACGCGCACGACACGCTCGCTGGCATTGACGCCCGAAGGGCGCGACCTGCAGGAACGCACCACGCGGCTATTGCAGGAAGTCGAGCAGATCGAGCAAGCCGCCGCGACTGCCCGGGCCGAACCCGCCGGCTTGCTGCGTGTGACGGCCCCGCTACCTGTCGGCACGCACATCCTGGCGCCAGCACTGCCGCGGTTTCGCGAACGCTATCCCAAGGTCACCATCGACTTGCGCATGGGTGACCGTTACACCGATCTGATCGAGGAAGGCATCGATGTCGCATTGCGGGTCGGTGCACCAGGAGATTCGCGCCTGGTATCGCGTCCTCTGACACCGCATCGCCTGTGCGCCTTTGCCGCTCCCAGTTACCTTGCGCGCCGCGGGATCCCCCGCAACATCGAGGACCTGCTTGCACACGAGTGCGTAAATTTCCGTTACCAGAGCACTGGCCAGAGCCTGCGCTGGCCTTTCCAGGTGGGCGAACGCATTGTCGAGATGACGCCAGAGTCCGGCATCATCATCGACGCGACCGACGGCGTGCTTGCTGCTCTAGTCGCCGGCGGTGGCATCGGCATTGCGCCCACGTATGCCGCCGCGCATCACGTTGAACGCCGGCTCCTTGTCCCAATTCTTCCCGAGCTTGCAGTGGAACGCTTTGTCGTCACCGCGATGTGGCCGGAGAGCCGCCGCGGCAGTCCGAATGTCAAGGCATTCATCGAATTCCTGCGGGAGATCTTCCCGTCGCCTGCGCCGTGGGACCTGATCGTGTCGCAGGCTCAAAGTGAAGCGGCCATAAGTGGAGCTGCACTACAGCGCTAA
- a CDS encoding SDR family oxidoreductase, translating to MTTQIAAPSSFSNLPPSALTDKVVVIFGGTSGIGLSAAIQAKAAGANVIVIGNDRTRAQQAAEKYGFEWRTADVTQSEAVYDALKEIPKVDHLVLLAGTFVAAKVLDGDVTYMRRAFEERVWASVHAIRALNERLSKDGSITFISGVLADRPNAQGTAVLAAASAAMEAFARGLALELAPIRVNTLSPGHVETPLLHKVLGDARDSVLPAMAASTPLKRLGTPEEAGAATVFLMANGWMNGTTLHIDGGVSLI from the coding sequence ATGACCACGCAAATCGCTGCTCCATCATCGTTCTCGAACCTGCCACCTAGCGCGCTGACCGACAAGGTCGTTGTCATCTTCGGCGGCACCTCGGGCATTGGTTTGTCGGCCGCCATCCAGGCCAAGGCCGCCGGTGCCAACGTCATCGTCATCGGCAACGACCGTACACGTGCCCAGCAGGCAGCCGAGAAGTATGGCTTCGAATGGCGGACTGCCGACGTCACGCAAAGCGAAGCGGTGTACGACGCACTGAAAGAGATCCCGAAGGTCGACCACCTGGTCCTGCTGGCTGGCACCTTCGTGGCGGCCAAGGTTCTCGACGGTGACGTGACGTACATGCGCCGTGCATTCGAGGAACGTGTCTGGGCATCGGTGCACGCCATCCGCGCGCTGAACGAGCGCCTGTCCAAAGATGGTTCGATCACCTTCATTTCCGGCGTGCTCGCCGATCGGCCGAATGCCCAGGGGACGGCAGTGCTGGCCGCTGCTTCGGCAGCAATGGAAGCCTTTGCCCGTGGTCTGGCCCTGGAGCTGGCGCCGATCCGGGTCAATACGCTGTCGCCAGGGCATGTCGAAACGCCGCTGCTGCACAAGGTACTGGGCGATGCGCGCGATAGCGTACTCCCTGCAATGGCCGCCTCCACGCCGCTGAAGCGCCTCGGCACGCCCGAGGAAGCTGGTGCCGCCACGGTGTTCCTGATGGCGAACGGCTGGATGAACGGCACCACGCTGCATATCGATGGCGGCGTGAGCCTGATCTGA
- a CDS encoding alkene reductase, protein MSTVLAQPRVESRSGPAASLFDPIQMGSLLLPNRIFMAPMTRARGTREHVPTEMMARYYAARAGAGIIFSEAIGISQQGLGWPYATGIWSGEQIDGWRHVTKAVHAAGGKIIAQLWHMGRVVHPSFLGGAQPVSASATAAPGHAHTYQGRLDYEAARPLQVAEIPQLLEDFRRATRNALAAGFDGVQIHAANGYLIDQFLRDNTNFRDDDYGGSIENRIRLLREVTRAVVEVAGPGRTGVRLSPNTHDQGVMDSAPRLLFPAAAAALSEIGIAHLELREPPKDGDFGKAEGEPIAPLIRQAFNGTLILNSDYPLQRAEAALQSGAGDAITFGRPFIANPDLPRRFASGIPLAKDDRETWFTQGREGYVTYPPVAR, encoded by the coding sequence ATGTCCACCGTTCTTGCACAACCCCGCGTCGAAAGCCGAAGCGGCCCGGCGGCTTCGCTGTTCGACCCTATCCAGATGGGTTCGCTGCTCCTGCCCAATCGGATCTTCATGGCGCCAATGACTCGGGCCCGTGGCACGCGCGAACATGTGCCGACGGAAATGATGGCGCGCTACTACGCCGCACGGGCAGGTGCCGGAATCATCTTCAGCGAGGCCATCGGTATTTCGCAACAGGGTCTGGGCTGGCCGTATGCCACGGGTATCTGGTCTGGCGAACAGATAGACGGTTGGCGCCATGTGACCAAGGCGGTCCACGCCGCTGGCGGAAAGATCATTGCTCAGCTGTGGCACATGGGCCGGGTAGTGCACCCGAGTTTCCTTGGCGGCGCCCAGCCCGTGTCGGCTTCAGCCACTGCCGCGCCGGGCCATGCCCACACGTACCAGGGGCGGCTCGACTACGAAGCCGCGCGGCCCCTGCAAGTCGCCGAGATCCCGCAACTGCTTGAGGATTTCCGAAGGGCCACCCGTAACGCGCTGGCGGCGGGCTTCGATGGCGTGCAGATCCATGCCGCCAATGGTTACCTGATCGACCAGTTCTTGCGCGATAACACCAACTTCCGCGACGACGACTACGGTGGTTCGATCGAGAACCGCATTCGCCTGCTGCGCGAAGTCACTCGCGCCGTTGTCGAAGTGGCCGGGCCTGGCAGGACGGGGGTGCGGCTGTCCCCGAATACGCATGACCAGGGCGTCATGGATAGCGCACCACGATTGCTGTTCCCCGCCGCAGCGGCGGCACTGTCGGAAATCGGCATTGCCCACCTCGAGCTGCGCGAACCGCCGAAGGACGGCGACTTTGGCAAGGCCGAGGGCGAACCAATTGCGCCGCTGATCCGGCAAGCCTTCAATGGCACCCTGATCCTCAATTCGGATTACCCGCTCCAGCGGGCCGAAGCGGCCTTGCAGTCCGGTGCAGGGGATGCCATCACGTTCGGCCGGCCATTCATCGCCAACCCGGATTTGCCGCGCCGCTTTGCGAGCGGCATCCCGCTGGCGAAGGACGATCGGGAAACCTGGTTCACCCAAGGCAGGGAAGGCTACGTTACCTATCCCCCCGTCGCACGCTGA